The stretch of DNA gaagagaagtcaGCGATCGTACGAGTTCCACTCCGCAACGTCTCAGCAGCGGCGCAGTGTAGTTACTCCATTCACTTGTATTTACACTGCGTACcatcgctgcctcctcttcaaagagctgatcggcggggggcgccgggagtcggacccccactaatcagatattgacggcctgtcctgaggatagtcaTCAATATGTACCGATTGCACAACTCCTTTACTACCCTCTGCATATAAGCAAGAATGTTTGAATTCACTGTCAGGCAGCAGAGGTCTTGAAAGCGATGAGGAAATGAAACTCAAAGAGGAAATTTATCGCACCCTGCGCTCTGAAACTTTTtgctttgcaactttttgggttTAGTGACGCAACAATTTTgctactttttgcatttttacagccATCCCTGCAGTGTAAATAATTGGACTGGATGAGCCCCTATTAAAGGGGGCGTCTCATGAGACTGGCAGGCGAAGGATCCACTCCCAGCACCTGTTGGGGACATATAGGAAAACGTAGTAGTACATGGCGGTGATACAAACAGATGGGCAGCCGTTTCGGCCATGGTCCCAGTGGTGCCCCCTGGGGATCCGCTCCTCGTTGCTCTGTGCAGGCCGATCAGCCAATATCCAGTGAATGACGACCAGAGGGCGGCAATCTTCATAGGAGCCCCATGCCACCAATACACGAGGGGCTCTGACCGCCCTCCTGAACACCTACCTGGGTCTGGTTCTGCTTCATTTAGCTCCAGAACCTCAATGATCTCTTCATCCTCATGAAAGTCCACTGCGGCTGCTGCGGCGCCTCCTTCTTCCGGCTCTGGACTGGCTGATCCAGAGCCGCCTCCGTCACCGGCTCCTTCCATCACTTTCTGAGCACCGGGACACAGGGCGGCACTTTCTGAAAATGAGAGCAAGAGGAATAGAATACTAGACAGTGCAGACCGACACAGAGGAACTTAATAGCTGTCAATGTTCAGGTTGAGTTCACACACAACAGGTTTATTGCAGAATCTTCTGCGTCTATTACatgggggaggcggggggggggggcataacgcTTAACTTTTTATAAGATCTCTCATTGccatcagtgaatggaaacatccaCATGCTGACAACCTGTACAGCTTTTATAGTATTTTATACACAGGTCTGTTACACATAACAGACACTAATGTTTCTCCGGccctgagggtttgctacaatgtatcagccaTCACTCATTCACCAaatacaactgtaacaaaccctcagcaacTGGGTGTCTAAGTTCTTTACATGTTTTCAGCCTCCAGATGTAAACAGGAATGCTTCCACccaatgacagcaagcagtgatCTTGAAAATGGCAAACACTTGCACAATTGGAATGGACAGAAGGAGCCTGGTTACCTGACCCTAAACTGTGGGCATCACAGGCCTGAGCCCCCTGCTTCCCTCACATATGCTCAAGAAGTCATCTATGACCCACCAGGGGACCCCCAACTAACCCCTCTCCCCACACGCCCCGTGCCCTACTGCTGCCACCAGGGGGCCCCATGTTTATCCCAGGACCTCCGAGAGCACTTACAGTACAGACTAGCAGAGGAATGAGGCGCCCATGGGATCCGCTCCGGCCTGACACACGTGGGCGCTCCTCCTTCCCAGCACACGGCGAAACCTAACCTGAACCGTCAGCTGGGACGAGGGCGGTACACACCGCAACCAATAGCATGACAGGTTGTCAGACGGTAACCAATCAGAAGCAGCTCCCCTCCCAGCAAATCAGAGTGACAACGCACTTCGCGCACGTAAACAAGGTGCAGAGCGCATGCTCGCCGCGATggattttgggagttgtagtgttaTATGCGTTCTTCTGGTTAGTGGGCGGAAGAGTGTCCTAAGTTTAGGAAAGTAAACAGGAAAGACAGTATaaaagatcccccacaacagtgtcatccacagatcccccacaacagtgtcatccacagatcccccacaacagtgtcatccacagatcccccataacagtgtcatccacagatcccccataacagtgtcatccacagatccccataacagtgtcatccacagatcccccataacagtgtcatccacagatcccccataacagtgtcatccacagatcccctacaacagtgtcatccacagatcccccctaacagtgccatccacagatcccccataacagtgtcatccacagatcgccccataacagtgtcatccacagatcccccataacagtgtcagccacggatcccccataacagtgtcatccacagattccccataacagtgtcatccacagatcccccctaacagtgccatccacagatcccccataacagtgtcatccacagatcgccccataacagtgtcatccacagatcccccataacagtgtcagccacggatcccccataacagtgtcatccacagatcccccataacagtgtcatccacagatcccccataacagtgtcatccacagatccccataacagtgtcatccacagatcccccataacagtgtcatccacagatcccccataacagtgtcatccacagatcccccataacagtgtcatccacagatcccctacaacagtgtcatccacagatcccccctaacagtgccatccacagatcccccataacagtgtcatccacagatcgccccataacagtgtcatccacagatcccccataacagtgtcagccacggatcccccataacagtgtcatccacagattccccataacagtgtcatccacagatcccccctaacagtgccatccacagatcccccataacagtgtcatccacagatcgccccataacagtgtcatccacagattccccataacagtgtcatccacagatcccccataacagtgtcagccacggatcccccataacagtgtcatccacagattcccccataacagtgtcatccacagatcccccataacagtgtcatccacagatcccccataacagtgtcatccacagatcccccataacagtgtcatccacagatcccccataacagtgtcatccacagatcccccataacagtgtcatccacagatcccccataacagtgtcatccacagatcccccataacagtgtcatccacagatcccccataacagtgtcatccacagatcccccataacagtgtcatccacagatcccccataacagtgtcatccacagatcccccataacagtgtcagccacggatcccccataacagtgccatccacagatcccccataacaatgacctaACAAATATGAAGGGCTGATTTCAGTTTAGTTAGTTGATGTCTATGGAGGTGCAATATTACGGTATGTGGCGCTGCATATAAATGGTTGTGGACCCTTGCGCAGACTTGTTTCCGGGCCCAGGATCTTCAGGTCACCTGTCTGCTGACAATTTGTGGGACATGAAGGCACTCAGTTATGAGGGTAGTACAGCAGACCCCAGTGATCTCGGCAGGGGGGACCCCATCACTTTGTTGTTTGGGGTACGGTTCTTTAAACGATCCATAGTTTAGGAATTGTTAGattgtcaggctactttcacactagcgttattcttttccggcatagagttccgtcacagggaaaGAGctgatcctaatgcattctgaatggagagcgatccgttcaggatgcatcagttcagtccctcttccgTTTTTTgggtggagaaaataccgcagcatgctgaagttttctctccggccaaaaatcctgaacacttgtcggaatgccggatccggtactaagtgttccggaaaaccggatccagtttcctgatctgcgcatgcacagacctttacaaatgtgaaaaaaattaataccggatccgtctttacgGATgagaaccggagagacggatctggtattgcaatgcatttgtcagatggatccgcatctggatccgtctcacaaatgcatccgtttgcgtccggacgtaactgcctgccggaatcctctgccgcaagtgagaAAGGAGCCGAAATTCTATTGTTTATTTCATTTCTTGCTGTTTATAAAATGAGGATCTGAAAACAAGAGCAGAGAATCGGtaaaagactacaactcccacaatgctttgcgtTCAGCAGGAAGCAGCTTTAGAAACTGTGCTGCAGGCCGGGCTCAGTGCAAGATGGCAGCTTCCAGGGCGGCAGTGCTGCTGTCAGGGGGTGTCAGGAGCTGCAAGGGTAATGGGGGCACAGCATGAGTGAGGAGGCCTGCAGGGTGCAGAGCTATGGGgggtgctgggaattgtagtgctTCTCTGTTACATTGGCTTATTCATGTTGTGTTTTGTGATTTTAATTTAGTTTTacctttttatcactgcacagtactacttctcataGTCTCTATATTGTGTATAGAccggtgcacagtactacttcccatagtctctatattgtgtgtagaccggtgcacagtactacttcccattctctatattgtgtgtagaccggtgcacagtactacttcccatagtctctgtattgtgtatagactggtgcacagtactacttcccaTAGTCTCTATATTGTGTATAGAccggtgcacagtactacttcacagtctctatattgtgtgtagacctgtgcacagtactacttcacatagtctctatattgtgtgtagacctgtgcacagtactacttcacatagtctctatattgtgtgtagacctgtgcacagtactacttcctattctctatattgtgtgtagaccagtgcacagtactacttcccattctctatattgtgtgtagacgggtgcacagtactacttcacattctctatattgtgtgtagacgggtgcacagtactacttcacaTAGTCTCTATATTGCGTGTAGAccggtgcacagtactacttcccattctctatattgtgtgtagaccagtgcacagtactactttccCTTTTATGTCTATGGTTTCAGACTCTCTTCTGGGCGCCGTCTGTAGAAGGACCCTCTTCCCGAGACCCTCAATAGCGGAAATTGCTAAATCCGTGCACAGCGCGTCTCCATTATGTGCAGCCCCAAAGAATGAGGAGCCCGTGCACAGAAGCAGCATGTACGTCGCTGGGGCCAAGGGCCAAAATCCTATGAAGAAAGTGGGGATTGCATGGTAAGTGGAAGAGTCTGCAGATCGCCccaatatacccccccccccccccccatgtcacatgggGTTAACATTCACTGGTCTAATAATGGACATCTGGGTCCAGGGTAGTGACAATTCtacaggcttcagagctgaaatctcccagcattTTCTTTTCATGGAGTATCTGTACTGAGCTTACTCTGCTGATTTGGGTTCAACTTCACATTAGATACGGTACAGACACCCCTTTCATTGTCCCTTatataatagtgagtgcagctctggagtataatacaggatgtaactcaggatcagtacaggataagtaatgtatgtacacagtgactgcaccagcagaatagtgagtgcagctctggagtataatacaggatgtaactcaggatcagtacaggataagtaatgtaatgtatgtacacagtgactttactagcagaatagtgagtgcagctctggagtataatacaggatgtaactcaggatcggtacagggtaagtaatgtatgtacacagtgactgcaccagcagaatagtgagtgcagctctgaagtataatacaggatgtaactcaggatcattacaggataagtaatgtatgtacacagtgactgcaccagcagaatagtgagtgcagctctggagtataatgcaggatgtaactcaagatcagtacaggataagtaatgtaatgtatgtacacagtgactgcaccagcagaatagtgagtgcagctctgaagtataatacaggatgtaactcaggatcagtacaggataagtaatgtaatgtatgtacacagtgactgcaccagcagaatagtgagtgcagctctggagtataatacaggatgtaactcaggataagtaatgtaatgtatgtacacagtgactgcaccagcagaatagtgagtgcagctctggagtataatacaggatgtaacttaatgattttcctatttcatgacgtaaagtcatagttttattaaagacacggaggcgagtattgcataatccttctttactgaaccaccaatagcagcaaagagaaaaatttacatataaggaaccatagcaaccaaggtccctccccactggcccctataataggcctctcttcctctgtgacttcctctttctttgatccTCTGGTGCTGACATCCCGAACATCCCAACGGTAACTCTGAACTGAACCGACATCACGAACATCACAACGATGACTCCAAACTTCAACTGGAACAGACAGTCCAACGCCCAGCAGCGTAATCAACTAGCCAACCAGGCTAAACTGTAGAACATATCCTCCGGAAAACACGGCATACTGCAACGGAAAGACTTCATCCTGGAAAATAAAACAGACCATAGGCCTAGGTGAAACAACATCTCCAGACAGAATGTCCAGACGCCACCTTCGCCACTGGAAAAACAGGTGACAAGTGACCGAACACAATAAGAATTGTAATAAATAACATGAAATACAATGTCAATGCAAGAACATTAGGACAATAAAACCTAAAACACAATAACTTAAAAGGTTAATAATACATAGAGGTAATGATACGTGACCCCTGTAACCAAAAACTGCGAGAAAAAACCCAAGGGAGGgaatagggtgggcaatactcgcctccgtgtctttaataaaactatgactttacgtcatgaaataggaaaatcattaagttttacagcaagacacggaggcttcgtattgcaagttcaaagcccgtCAATGATTGAAGCAAATAAATTAGGTGGAGGACGGAAATAGAACTCCCTGAAAGTGGTCACATTGGACCAATCAGCCAGGCGCATAACATCCTCTAATCTGGCACCCGAAACCGCCAAGGCGGTGGCAGAGGCCCCACGCGCAGAATGGGCCGTGAAGACAGACGTGTCTACACCAGCTAATGACATGACCCATTTAAGCCAGCGTGCTAACGTGGGGCTAGAAACCGGTCCAAAAGGATGACGAATAGAAATGAACAGCTGAGAACTGTTCGGAGACCGATGCGCCAGAGTCCTGGACTCGTATTCTTTAAGGCACGCCACTGGACATAAAATCGGAGAGTCAGGAAAACTGGGGTAGGACACGAAACGTATGTTGGTCTTCGTGCGACGCGAGATGTTGAAAGTAACCCCCTCCGGGGTAAAGGAGCGCGCGTCGTGATCAAGAGCCCTCACATCTGAGACCCTCTTGCATGAAATGAGGCAAAATAACGTCAAGAGCTTAGCTGACAATTGCCTAATTGTGAGGTCAGAGTTCTCGGGCCAGGAGGACAAGAAGGTAAGGACCAGGGTCACGTCCCATGTAGTGGAAAAACGAGGACGCGGGGGACGAGATAAACGAGCCCCCCTTAACAGGCGAGAAACAGACGGATGTTGGCCAGCCGCGACTCCCTCGAAGCCCGCATGGGTAGAAGAGATAGCGGACCTAAAAAGGTTAATGGTCCGATATGCCTTCCCCGCCTCGAAGAGAGAGGTGAGAAACTCTAGCAGGTGGGTTAcaggtgccgaaacgggatccaagtcccgttccacgcaccagtTAGCCCAAGTTCTCCAGGCTGCCCGGTACGACTTCctagtgccgggagcccatgcactGTCCAATAGCTGTCGAGTTGCTGCCGAAACTCCCTCGAACGATCCAGGTGTCCGGAGATCCGGCATGCCAGCAGCCGCAGGGATCCGTCGAGTAAAAGGGGATGTTGTAGTCCCAGAGGGTTGTGGAGGAGATCCGACCGGGTCGGGAGAAGTACAGGAATCTCCACTAGAATCCTCAGCAACGAGGGGAACCAGACCTGAGACCCCCAGAACGGTACCACAAGAACTAGGTCCGCCTGCTGACGAATCACCTGCAAGAGTGTCCTCGGAATCATCGAGAATGGGGGAAACGCGTACAGGCGGGATACCGACCAATCCTGGAGGAACGCATCCACTGCTAATGCTTCCGGGtccggacgccagctgtaaaAACGGGTGAGCTGTCTGTTCAGCCGTGAAGCGAACAGGTCGATAGACATCGGACCCCACAATTCCGAGATAGCTGAGAAGACCAGAGGGTCCAATTGCCAATCGCTGCCATCCGATAGGTAGCGCGAGTTCCAATCCGCCTGGACGTTGCTCAGTCCCGGTAGGTACTCCGCCTGGACCATGATGTCCCTGGCTAGGCAAAATGTCCAAAAGTCTTTGGCCAGACGAGCCAACGTCGCTGAGCGAGTACCCCCCAAACGGTTGACATACTGGACTGCTGATATATTGTCCATACGTAACTTGATGCAAGCGTTGGCGATCCCGTTGGAAAAACTCCTCACCGCGAAAGATCCTGCCAGGAGCTCCAAAGCATTGATGTGCAGGAGGGACTCCTCCGCTGACCATGGGCCTCCCGTAGATACACCATTGCAATGGGCGCCCCAACCCTGGAGGCTCGCATCTGATTCTATGGTCAACTCTGGCAGGGAGCCGAAAATCGCCCTGCCGTTCCACGCCTCCAGATTGGCTATCCACCAACTCAATTCCTCTCGGGCCTCCGAATCCAGGACCACCGCGTCCGCAAAGGATGCACCGGTCCGAAGATGGGCGATCTTCAGACGCTGGAGCGCACGGTAATGTAATGGGGCTGgaaacaccgcctggatggatgaGGCTAACAGACCGATGATGCGGGCCAGATGACGCAATGAGAGATGGGGTATGAGAAGCGCATGTCTCAGTTCCTTGCGGATCGCCCGCAATTTTGCCGTCGGCAGACTGAGGGACTCCGAGAGAGAATCCACCGTGAATCCTAAGAATTCCATCTTCTGAGTCGGGATGAGGCAGGACTTCTCTATGTTGAGGAGGAATCCGAGATCTGAAAGCAAATCCGACGTCCACTGGAGATGTTCCAGTAACCCCACCCTGGATTCGTGCATCagaaggatgtcgtccaggtaaataaTTAGGCGGACGCCCCGAGTCCTCAACCATGACACGACCGGACGCAgcaacttggtgaagcaccaaggagctgaCGACAGTCCGAATGGCAGACAGGTGAACCTCCAGACCTCGCCGTTCCACCTGAACTGGAGTAGGTCCCTGGAGTGAGTGGCCACTGGGACCGTCAGGTAGGCATCCTTCAGGTCCAGCTTTACCATCCAGTCCCCAGGAACTAACAAGTCCCGAAGAAGATGgatcccctccattttgaaatgccgGTAGCGAACTACCGCATTCAGCGCGCGCAGATTGATAACTGGCCTCATCTGTCCACCCTTCTTCTGGACAAGGAAGATATTGCTGATCACCGCCCCACGTGATGGGGACGCTCGTTCTATCGCCCGCTTCTGTCTGAGGGAGCACAACTCCGCGTCGACCAGAGCGCAAGCTGTGTGTGACAGGGGGACAAGTGGCGGGGAGGGGACAACGTAGGGAGACCCCGTGAGCTCTATGTGAAATCCCTTGACCGTGGTGAGGACCCACGGGTCTGAGGTAATGACACTCCAAGCGTGGGAAAAAcgctggagtctgccccctacacaaggaaCCATAGAATCCCCGGTCAGAGGAGCACTTACCCAAGGGTCTGCGATGGTTGGGGTTGCCCCGGAAGGAACGAGAACGCCACTGGTTTCCTCTGGAGGCGAAGAAAGGAGACGGGTTGCGTTGCTCCTGGAAGGATGGACGATGTCCACCGGCACCTCTATTTGCTCCGCGGGCCTGGAAACtagcacggccggacaggcggcccctaccaCTGCCGGCCCGATGAGAGACCCGTCCGTGAAACACCCTGCGCATCGAACTCTGGGCCTTATCAAGCGCAGTAAAGGTGCCCACAAAACGGCCCATGTCCTTAATGAAGGACTCACCGAAAAGGAGGCCCTGGGCTTCCTTTCCCGCCTCAGTGAGCGCCAAGTTAGCTAACTTAGGGTCTATCTTGAAAAGGATAGACTTGCGCCTCTCAATCGCCACTGAAGTATTGGCGTTGCCGGTAAGGCAAATGGCCCTCTGGGCCCAGCCCCGTAACTCCTCGTGGTCTATTGGGGATCCCTCACTCCTGGCTGCCTCGGCCATCTCCAAGATCTTGGTAAGTGGGCCGAGGACATCTAGGATCTTGTCCTGGCAGCTACGAAGAGCCGAATCCAGGCCCTTCTTTGAGTTCCAGCCAGTTTTGGTTAGAAACTGAGCCATTTTGGGATCCACTATTGGGGTCTCGCACACCTTATTAGGAACCAATGGCCTGGGACACTCAGCCCTGAGTTTGTTGCGTGAATCGCGGGAAAGCGAGTGACGCACCCAGTGCtccaaataagcccctacatgagGGGAGGGGAGCCATTCCGCCGAACGCGGGTGGTGCAACGATTCGGGGTCAAACATAGGTTCTCCCGAATCATCCAGAACCGCCACAGATAGGGAAGCGGTACAAGGGGACACCACATCCCTGGCAGAGGAGGTAGCTGCAACTGCAGCCGAGGGGCCCTGAACTGGGGGGGTGACATCCTCCTCCGCCTCATAATCCATATCCGCGAATGCCTCCTCGTCTGAAGCTCTGTCAGAGCCAGACAATTCCGGGGATTGCGCTCTTGCGCTTTTCCatgtccgcgcccgttctgcccGGCGGGAAAGGGCCCTCTTCCGTGGTCTAAGCACGGTCTCTGGGGTGGCAATATGCGCACCAGTCAAAACCTCCTCTACAAAAGGAGAGTCATTTGAGGTAGGCTGCGGAGTGGCAATGGGATCCTGCACAGGTAAATTGGAAGGTGGGACGGCCAGGGCCTGGGTAATGGTCTGAGAAAGGATGGatgacatggagcccatggctgcCATGATCGCATCCGACACTGATCGCTGTAGAGCCAGCGCCTGGGCATCCACATGAGAGGGGCCGGATCcctcagggggggaggggggcctgcCGGCAGACCGAGGGGACGTAGGTACAGACATAACTGCCACTGGCCTGGCTAAAGTGCTACCCGGTGAAAGTAACTCACTGTGAAGAGCTGAGAtgcctgaggagaaccctggaggCTAGAAGGCAGAGGGAGCAGCAGGAGCCGCCGACCGTGCTGTAAGTAGAAAGCGACTGGCCGGAAGGAGCAGGAGACGCTGTAGCTCCGCCCCCAAAAGCCCGCGAATCGCGGCAGCCAAacgcaagatggccgccgagatctcgcgagatctcgctgTCCCACCGCACAGCAAGCGCCAGGAACGAAGCCGCCGTCCACAGGGACGGAGGATCCGCCCACCATATGCCGGGAACCTAAGTGATCCAGAGGTAGGACTCACAATGTGTCAAAAGaccactggctagggcagagaacCCCCCCGGAACTAAGGGTAAGGGAAAAccgagggggggtgggggtgggggggcgcggGAAAACGGCAACCGAAGCAACTCAGCGCAATGCAAATAAAACAATACACCCCAGCAATAAGCCGAATGCATGAGGCAAAGGGGAGCGCTGCGAGCATgcagggttagtcaccctgggGTAAACAGCGCAAAGACACCAAATATAAATGACACAAGCATAAATAAGATGTACttaacttggtggcagcagcaaagaaagaggaagtcacagaggaagagaggcctattataggggccagtggggagggaccttggttgctatggttccttatatgtaaatttttctctttgctgctattggtggttcagtaaagaaggattatgcaatactcgcctccgtgtcttgctgtaaaactcaggatcagtacaggataagtaatgtatgtacacagtgactgcaccagcagaatagtgagtgcagctctggagtataatacaggatgtaactcaggatcagtacaggataagtaatgtaatgtatgtacacagagactgcaccagcagaatagtgagtgcagctctggagtataatacaggatgtaactcaggataagtaatgtatgtacacagtgactgcaccagcagaatagtgagtgcagctctggagcatcagTACATgttaagtaatgtaatgtgtatATGCACGTAGACAAGATCAGTGTGTATCTGGAGAGGATATAAGTGGGTTAATGGTAATCTGTTATTAGGTTGCTGTAAAGTTCGTCAGCCCCACAGACGTCCTGTTATTTGTACCGCAGGGTGATCGGCTTGCCTTCCGGCATTCTGCTGTTTTTGTTTGCAAAGAACAAAGTTGACAAGAGGCGCTTGGAGCAGATGAAGGCTCTACAGAGGATGAGGGACGCTAACAAGGGGGAATACATGAGCGAGAGGTTCACCAAATCTGTGTAGTCGCTGGAGCTGCGCCCCCTGCTGCTCATGAGACAGAATTGCCTTCCTCTGATATTACACCTGCCTCGTTTTCTGCACAATAATTAACCAGTTCATATCCAGGAACAGATCCCCATAGTGGAGACATCCGGATATGTTACCATCACTGAGATCTCCAGGGTCATACGAGGTGTCAAGCTGATCTAAACTTATTACCCTTTTTATGCATTCAAATAtgtttttgtttaataaaatgtatataagtTAAAGTTACCAAAAATGATTTTATGTTTGAATCTTCCTATAAAATaatttagggggagatttatcaagctggtgtaaagtagaactggctcagctACCCAAAGCAGCCGGTATGGCCACTATTAGGcgggtgttgtttttttttgcatttttattttttttaaggtaaAAAAAACAGCAGCTCCAGATGCTCAATGGAAACAagcaaagtcatatttttttcaactttgaggtggattttttttgtggtcAACGGCATTTTCATTTTTATCGAGCTGCATCTGGATGTGATGTTTTGTTTTTAGCCATTTTGCCATAGACTTTTCTAGGAAATAAactgaaaattattatttttttattaaaacactaGGATTTCTTGGCAATGTTTACAagccaaaaaacaacaaaaaccgtAATATGGCAGCTCCCTAACAGCAGTGGACACTGTGGCACCCCCaaagatcagctgttttgggcagccacGAGCACTGGACACTAGGAAGCAGAAGGCTCGTGCATTGTCCGTGGCGCACTGCAGATCCTGGCCACGACCAAGTGGCTTTCTGCTCAATCCACTCTTTAGTTTCCAGTGCTGGTGGCTGACCAAGACAGCAGATCGGTGGGGGGTGTCGGACCAaccacaatctgatattgatgacttatctccTCTTCGATCCTATATCTAAGTGTCGGAAAAAACCTTTTAGTCACCTACACACGTAGCATAATA from Bufo bufo chromosome 7, aBufBuf1.1, whole genome shotgun sequence encodes:
- the PNKD gene encoding probable hydrolase PNKD; this encodes MAASRAAVLLSGGVRSCKDSLLGAVCRRTLFPRPSIAEIAKSVHSASPLCAAPKNEEPVHRSSMYVAGAKGQNPMKKVGIAWVIGLPSGILLFLFAKNKVDKRRLEQMKALQRMRDANKGEYMSERFTKSV